In a genomic window of Sphingomonas koreensis:
- a CDS encoding alpha/beta hydrolase family esterase yields the protein MRIFPILSALVLALVALSPAANATQRCTAGQPGTTQRVVIGDTGRSVLLHLPAAYRPGKPLPLLFVLHGSGGDGAAILSQSGLEATSDRHGFLLVAPDGGIPLERGFVWNIPGVPTVTGKVPGPEDADDVAFIRTVIDWLAAQSCADRARVYSTGLSGGGRMTSWLGCVASDRIAAIAPVVGLRAGNPLRDDPRRPDPATCRPQKPMPVIAFAGDKDGTNPVQGGGAGYWQYTMDAALARWAELGACRAGPLRRDLAIDLYEQLYTACGDRAEVVGHIKRGAGHVWTADNEAMWAFLSRYRRSF from the coding sequence ATGCGCATTTTCCCGATCCTTTCCGCTCTGGTCCTCGCCCTTGTCGCGCTGAGTCCCGCTGCCAACGCGACGCAGCGCTGCACGGCGGGGCAGCCCGGCACCACGCAACGTGTCGTGATCGGCGATACCGGGCGATCAGTGCTGCTCCATCTCCCCGCGGCGTACCGGCCGGGCAAGCCGCTGCCACTGCTGTTCGTGCTCCATGGGAGCGGGGGCGACGGTGCGGCGATCCTCAGCCAGTCGGGGCTGGAAGCGACCAGCGACCGCCACGGCTTTCTGCTCGTCGCACCCGATGGCGGTATCCCGCTGGAGCGCGGTTTCGTGTGGAATATCCCCGGTGTGCCCACCGTTACCGGCAAGGTGCCGGGGCCGGAGGACGCAGACGATGTCGCCTTTATCCGCACAGTGATCGACTGGCTCGCGGCACAGAGCTGCGCCGATCGTGCCCGCGTCTATTCGACCGGGCTGTCGGGCGGCGGGCGGATGACGTCATGGCTGGGCTGCGTCGCGTCCGACAGGATTGCGGCGATCGCGCCTGTCGTGGGTCTGCGCGCGGGTAACCCGCTCAGGGACGATCCCCGGCGACCCGACCCGGCGACCTGCCGCCCGCAAAAGCCGATGCCGGTGATCGCCTTTGCCGGCGACAAGGACGGCACCAATCCCGTGCAGGGCGGTGGCGCCGGCTATTGGCAATATACGATGGATGCGGCGCTGGCCCGCTGGGCTGAGCTCGGCGCTTGCCGGGCGGGACCCCTCCGCCGCGATCTGGCGATCGATCTGTATGAGCAGCTCTACACCGCGTGCGGCGACCGCGCCGAGGTGGTGGGTCATATCAAGCGGGGTGCAGGCCATGTGTGGACCGCCGACAATGAAGCGATGTGGGCGTTCCTGTCGCGCTACCGGCGCTCGTTCTGA
- a CDS encoding ABC transporter ATP-binding protein — MSDAAIEIEGLSKVYQGGKQALDDVSFTVPRGQIFGLLGPNGAGKSTLINILAGLVNKTAGRASIWGFDIDQHPRNAKRAIGIVNQEILFDPFFTPVETLEIQAGLYGVPKAQRRSMELLRAVHLEDKAHAYSRTLSGGMKRRLMVAKAMVHSPPVLVLDEPTAGVDIELRQQLWAYVRSLNERGVTVVLTTHYLEEAEELCDRIAIINHGKLIANEPTRELVGKTQEKAVEVTVDRDIAAVPDSRCFQKIEVKGDRTLVITYAKDQANAGEVLGAVQAAGFGIVDVSTREADLEDVFLSLTRAANC, encoded by the coding sequence ATGAGCGACGCGGCGATCGAGATCGAAGGCCTTTCGAAGGTCTATCAGGGCGGCAAACAGGCGCTGGACGATGTCAGCTTCACGGTGCCGCGCGGACAGATCTTCGGGCTGCTGGGGCCGAACGGCGCGGGCAAGTCGACGCTGATCAACATCCTCGCCGGTCTGGTCAACAAGACCGCCGGACGTGCCTCGATCTGGGGCTTCGACATCGACCAGCACCCGCGCAACGCCAAGCGCGCGATCGGCATCGTCAATCAGGAAATCCTGTTCGACCCCTTCTTCACCCCCGTCGAGACGCTGGAGATCCAGGCCGGCCTCTACGGCGTGCCCAAGGCGCAGCGCCGGTCGATGGAGCTGCTGCGCGCGGTGCATCTGGAGGACAAGGCCCACGCGTATTCGCGCACCCTGTCCGGGGGCATGAAGCGGCGGCTGATGGTCGCCAAGGCGATGGTCCACTCCCCGCCCGTGCTGGTGCTCGACGAACCGACCGCTGGCGTCGATATCGAGCTTCGCCAGCAGCTCTGGGCCTATGTCCGCTCGCTCAACGAGCGTGGCGTGACGGTGGTGCTGACCACCCACTATCTGGAGGAAGCCGAGGAGCTGTGCGATCGCATCGCCATCATCAACCATGGCAAGCTGATCGCCAACGAACCGACGCGCGAGCTGGTCGGCAAGACCCAGGAAAAGGCGGTCGAGGTGACGGTGGACCGCGACATCGCGGCGGTGCCTGACAGCCGCTGCTTCCAGAAGATCGAGGTGAAGGGCGATCGTACCCTCGTCATCACCTATGCCAAGGATCAGGCCAATGCCGGCGAGGTGCTGGGCGCTGTGCAGGCCGCCGGGTTCGGCATCGTCGACGTCAGCACGCGCGAGGCGGACCTGGAGGACGTTTTCCTGAGCCTGACCCGCGCGGCAAACTGCTGA
- a CDS encoding zinc-finger domain-containing protein, whose translation MIAPPEVTRVTHRRVACDGAHAGIPAALGHPRVFLEIDEHGYVDCGYCDRRFVLVGGPADGADQGELPDHPAGASV comes from the coding sequence ATGATCGCGCCTCCCGAAGTCACCCGCGTCACCCATCGCCGCGTCGCCTGTGACGGCGCGCATGCGGGCATCCCCGCCGCGCTCGGCCATCCGCGCGTGTTTCTCGAGATCGACGAGCATGGCTATGTCGATTGCGGCTATTGCGACCGCCGCTTCGTGCTGGTCGGCGGCCCCGCCGACGGCGCGGATCAGGGCGAATTGCCCGATCACCCGGCTGGCGCGAGCGTCTGA